In Syntrophomonas wolfei subsp. wolfei str. Goettingen G311, a single window of DNA contains:
- the ruvB gene encoding Holliday junction branch migration DNA helicase RuvB — MLDERLISSHLLDEDDNNENSIRPGRLSEYIGQEKVKENVEVFITAARERKESLDHVLLSGPPGLGKTTLASIIANEVGKPIRKTSGPAIERPGDLAAILTNLEPGEVLFIDEIHRLNRNVEEIMYPAMEDYVIDIIIGKGPAARTLRLDLPPFTLIGATTRPGLLSSPLRDRFGISCRLDFYTPLELSEIILRAARILEISLDKEGATEIAGRSRGTPRVANRLLRRVRDYALVKGNGNIDFSLAKWALEMLEIDECGLDVMDRMILEAIIGKFSGGPVGLDTLAASVSEESDTISDVYEPYLLKLGFIQKTPRGRMATEHAYRHLGYPLKGNLEGKGLFSDA; from the coding sequence ATGCTGGACGAGAGACTTATTTCTTCTCATCTACTGGACGAAGATGATAACAACGAAAATTCAATACGGCCCGGGCGCTTATCCGAATATATTGGACAGGAAAAGGTAAAGGAAAATGTAGAGGTATTTATCACTGCTGCGCGGGAACGGAAGGAAAGCTTGGATCATGTCCTTCTCAGCGGTCCCCCGGGACTGGGCAAGACCACTCTGGCCAGCATAATAGCCAACGAAGTCGGCAAGCCCATTCGCAAGACCTCGGGACCAGCCATTGAGAGACCGGGAGACCTGGCGGCTATTCTTACCAATTTGGAACCGGGCGAAGTTCTGTTTATTGATGAAATTCACCGGCTAAACCGTAATGTAGAAGAGATAATGTACCCGGCTATGGAAGATTACGTCATAGATATAATTATCGGCAAAGGCCCGGCAGCCCGCACTCTTCGCCTGGACCTTCCGCCATTTACCTTGATTGGAGCTACTACCCGACCCGGGCTTTTGAGTTCTCCCTTGCGCGACCGTTTTGGTATAAGCTGCCGACTGGATTTCTATACCCCGCTGGAGCTAAGCGAGATAATCCTTAGGGCAGCCCGAATTCTGGAGATTAGTCTAGATAAGGAAGGAGCCACGGAAATAGCCGGGCGTTCCCGGGGAACGCCGCGGGTGGCCAATCGTTTGCTGCGGAGAGTAAGAGACTACGCTTTGGTCAAGGGTAATGGAAATATTGATTTTTCTCTGGCCAAATGGGCCTTGGAGATGCTGGAAATAGATGAATGTGGATTGGATGTAATGGATAGAATGATTTTGGAAGCAATTATCGGCAAGTTCAGCGGGGGACCGGTAGGCTTGGATACCCTGGCGGCTTCAGTTTCGGAAGAATCTGATACCATTAGCGATGTTTATGAACCCTATCTCTTAAAGCTAGGCTTTATCCAGAAGACTCCCCGGGGGAGGATGGCTACTGAGCATGCCTACCGTCATCTGGGCTATCCGCTGAAAGGGAATTTGGAGGGAAAAGGGCTGTTTTCGGATGCATAG
- the ruvA gene encoding Holliday junction branch migration protein RuvA — protein MIAFLKGAVFERRPDSIIIDVNGVGYEVNIHSRLFPRLPQRGEPILIHTFLQVLENEFKLFGFLDQDELRLFKTLLTVSGIGSKGALAVLSTMEPLVFYRAIASQDEKTLVRIPGVGKKTAQRMIFELQDKVPELKLVEVEKEQRPLLDELMEALEILGYSRSEVLPAIMDLNRNKQLGNIVEENIKLVLKAKAQEMRR, from the coding sequence ATGATTGCATTTCTTAAGGGAGCTGTTTTTGAACGGCGACCGGACAGTATAATAATTGATGTTAATGGGGTGGGTTATGAGGTGAATATTCACTCCCGGCTTTTCCCCCGCTTACCGCAAAGAGGCGAGCCCATACTTATCCACACCTTCCTGCAGGTACTGGAAAACGAGTTCAAACTCTTTGGCTTTCTCGATCAGGATGAACTCAGGCTCTTTAAGACCTTACTCACGGTTTCTGGGATAGGAAGCAAGGGAGCCCTGGCGGTGTTGTCTACCATGGAACCACTGGTCTTTTACCGGGCCATAGCCAGTCAGGATGAAAAGACCCTGGTTCGCATACCGGGTGTGGGTAAAAAGACTGCTCAGAGGATGATTTTCGAGCTGCAGGACAAAGTTCCGGAATTAAAGCTGGTTGAGGTGGAAAAGGAGCAGCGGCCGCTGTTGGATGAGCTTATGGAAGCCCTGGAAATACTAGGCTATAGTCGCAGCGAAGTCCTGCCTGCTATTATGGATTTGAACAGGAATAAGCAATTAGGAAACATTGTGGAGGAAAATATAAAGTTGGTATTGAAGGCTAAAGCGCAGGAAATGAGACGCTAA
- the ruvC gene encoding crossover junction endodeoxyribonuclease RuvC, with protein MKVLGIDPGTATTGYGLIRSEAGRVKAITYGTIVTPAQLEMPLRLYQIYRELQALLMEYKPDAVAVEEIFYNRNSKTVITVAQSRGVILMTAAAAGIPVAEYTPLQVKQAVVGYGAAEKKQVQLMVQKILGLQQLPRPDDAADALAVAICHLHSYRLSSFLESSATKAGEKR; from the coding sequence ATGAAGGTTCTGGGAATTGACCCCGGTACGGCCACTACGGGTTACGGACTCATTCGTTCGGAAGCGGGACGAGTTAAGGCGATTACATACGGTACTATAGTTACCCCCGCTCAGCTGGAAATGCCTTTAAGACTCTACCAAATTTATAGAGAATTGCAAGCTTTATTGATGGAATATAAACCTGATGCGGTAGCGGTGGAGGAAATATTTTATAATCGCAATTCTAAAACAGTAATCACTGTAGCTCAGAGCCGGGGAGTAATCCTAATGACGGCGGCGGCTGCTGGTATACCGGTTGCTGAATACACTCCTCTACAGGTCAAGCAAGCGGTGGTGGGCTACGGAGCGGCAGAAAAGAAACAAGTGCAACTTATGGTGCAAAAGATTTTGGGCCTACAGCAATTGCCCCGACCGGATGATGCTGCCGACGCTCTGGCCGTTGCTATTTGTCATCTGCATTCCTATCGTTTGTCTTCTTTTTTGGAGAGTTCAGCGACAAAGGCCGGAGAAAAAAGATAA
- a CDS encoding YebC/PmpR family DNA-binding transcriptional regulator: MAGHSKWANIKHKKARSDEKRGKEFTKIAKEITIAVRSGGSGDPEANSKLKLAIQKAKAINMPNENINRAVKKGTGEIDSETIEEIIYEGYAPGGIAVMLEIATDNRNRTASEIRHLFSKNNGNLGESGCVAWMFKRVGLISIKKDKLNMEEEEFMLKVLDAGAEDVREEDEEYEVLTLPESFMLVKEAMEEEKLLIEEADIVMLPENTVDITDVDMAGKIIKLIELLEDHDDVQNVYTNMSIPDEIIAAL, from the coding sequence ATGGCAGGACACTCCAAATGGGCTAATATCAAGCATAAAAAGGCCCGCTCGGATGAAAAAAGAGGAAAAGAGTTTACCAAGATAGCCAAAGAAATTACTATTGCCGTGCGTAGTGGTGGTAGCGGAGATCCTGAAGCCAATTCCAAATTAAAGCTGGCCATTCAAAAGGCCAAGGCTATAAATATGCCTAATGAGAACATAAATCGCGCGGTTAAGAAAGGTACTGGAGAAATTGACAGCGAAACCATCGAAGAAATAATATATGAAGGCTATGCCCCCGGGGGAATAGCGGTAATGTTGGAAATTGCTACCGATAATCGCAACCGAACTGCATCAGAAATCAGGCATCTTTTTTCTAAAAACAACGGGAATCTTGGTGAGAGTGGTTGTGTAGCCTGGATGTTCAAACGGGTAGGCTTAATTAGCATAAAAAAGGATAAGCTGAACATGGAGGAAGAAGAATTTATGCTAAAGGTATTGGATGCAGGTGCCGAGGATGTCAGAGAGGAAGACGAGGAATATGAAGTCCTGACTTTACCAGAAAGCTTTATGCTGGTAAAGGAAGCTATGGAAGAGGAAAAGCTTCTCATAGAAGAGGCTGACATAGTAATGCTGCCGGAAAATACGGTTGACATTACTGATGTTGACATGGCGGGGAAAATCATAAAACTCATTGAGCTTTTGGAAGATCACGATGATGTACAAAATGTCTACACCAATATGTCTATTCCTGATGAAATAATTGCAGCACTCTAA
- a CDS encoding methyltransferase family protein, which produces MSPRKRRVAIRMLIFLAVFSYIGYIANQRLPSFDFWVVMGFFALFFTWSIIETIIYREPQTLVVEDDDQRSYLYLQLSSMLVLFVALLDFLEFKYTRVTLLEPGITILGFIFFIIYVAVRYQAIVHLGSYYNPRVALYEEHSLVKEGPYRKIRHPFYLSALLSVLSLSCIFNSGAALLLTALAVIPSIVYRINIEEEFLLEHFGEEYKQYMEHSSRIIPGIW; this is translated from the coding sequence TTGAGTCCTCGCAAGCGTCGAGTAGCTATTCGTATGCTAATTTTCCTGGCAGTGTTTTCCTACATCGGATACATCGCCAACCAACGATTGCCTTCCTTTGACTTTTGGGTCGTAATGGGCTTTTTTGCCCTTTTTTTTACCTGGTCGATAATTGAAACCATTATATACCGGGAACCACAGACCCTGGTGGTGGAAGACGATGATCAGAGGTCCTATCTTTACCTGCAGCTTTCTTCCATGCTGGTTTTATTCGTTGCTTTGCTTGATTTTCTGGAATTTAAATATACCAGAGTTACTTTATTGGAACCGGGAATAACGATATTGGGCTTTATCTTTTTTATAATATATGTAGCAGTCCGCTACCAGGCCATTGTTCATTTGGGATCGTATTATAATCCCCGGGTAGCACTTTACGAAGAACATAGTCTGGTTAAAGAGGGACCTTACCGAAAAATTAGGCATCCCTTTTACCTCAGCGCCTTGCTGAGTGTTTTATCCCTCTCTTGCATCTTCAATTCTGGAGCGGCTCTTTTATTAACCGCGCTTGCAGTTATCCCGTCCATAGTCTATCGTATTAATATAGAGGAAGAATTCCTCTTGGAGCATTTTGGCGAAGAATATAAGCAATATATGGAACATAGCAGTAGAATAATCCCAGGAATATGGTAA
- the nadE gene encoding NAD(+) synthase, translated as MNPEAVVNYLMEWSRQKVKEAGALGIVLGVSGGVDSAVAAIIAKKAFPENCMTLLLPCESDVVDRMDSQALVEKFNIPYRIIDLDNAYHLLSTQFESYLKCEGLKGKLLRGNIKSRLRMMALYYSAQARNYLVLGTSNKSELCVGYSTKYGDAGVDLQLLGDLLKREVYELAQFLGVPETIVNKPPSGGLWSGQTDEGEMGLTYEELDNYLASGDGSPEVINKIEGMMAGSQHKRKMPPVAMIPPELRN; from the coding sequence ATGAATCCCGAAGCCGTAGTTAATTACTTAATGGAATGGTCTCGACAAAAAGTAAAAGAGGCAGGTGCCCTGGGAATTGTTTTAGGGGTGAGTGGGGGAGTTGATTCGGCAGTTGCGGCTATTATTGCCAAGAAAGCATTTCCTGAGAATTGTATGACTCTGTTGTTACCCTGTGAAAGTGATGTTGTTGATCGCATGGATAGTCAAGCTTTAGTGGAAAAGTTTAATATTCCTTATAGAATTATCGATTTAGATAATGCTTACCATTTGTTATCCACCCAGTTTGAATCCTATCTCAAGTGTGAAGGTTTAAAGGGCAAATTACTACGGGGTAATATAAAGTCGAGGCTCAGAATGATGGCCCTCTATTATTCGGCTCAGGCCAGAAACTACCTGGTTTTGGGTACCAGTAACAAAAGCGAACTTTGCGTAGGCTATTCAACCAAGTACGGAGACGCTGGGGTTGACCTCCAGTTGTTAGGGGATTTATTAAAACGGGAAGTATACGAACTGGCACAGTTTTTGGGTGTGCCAGAAACCATAGTTAATAAACCGCCCTCTGGTGGCTTATGGTCAGGACAGACGGATGAAGGGGAAATGGGCTTAACCTACGAAGAACTGGATAATTATCTGGCAAGCGGTGATGGAAGCCCGGAAGTTATTAACAAAATCGAGGGTATGATGGCTGGCAGCCAGCACAAGCGCAAGATGCCCCCGGTGGCTATGATCCCTCCTGAACTTAGAAATTAG
- the cysK gene encoding cysteine synthase A: MKVVNNVLELIGETPVIKLNRMLGAGQAEVYVKLEGFNPGGSIKDRPGLYMIEKAEARGLLKKDSIILEATSGNTGIGLAMAASIKGYPILIVMPENMSDERKKILRAYGAQLLLTPAEEGMPGAVGRARELATSDSRYFLVQQFENQDNAESHEITTAQEILRQMEHKLDIFICGVGSGGTLSGTGKALKSSLPKIKIVAVEPAKSAVLSGNTAGVHKIQGIGAGFIPPVLNIEMVDQIIPVSDEDAIETCRQMAKKEALLLGISSGAAVFAALNLVRDMDPSQKILAIAPDGAEKYMSTELFD; encoded by the coding sequence ATGAAGGTAGTAAATAATGTGCTGGAACTGATTGGGGAGACTCCGGTAATCAAACTGAACAGGATGCTTGGTGCTGGTCAGGCCGAGGTTTATGTCAAGCTAGAGGGATTCAACCCCGGGGGAAGTATTAAAGACCGGCCTGGTCTTTATATGATTGAAAAGGCTGAAGCCCGGGGCTTATTAAAAAAAGATTCAATAATATTGGAAGCCACCAGCGGTAATACCGGCATTGGACTGGCCATGGCTGCCTCCATCAAAGGATACCCGATTCTGATTGTAATGCCGGAGAACATGAGTGATGAGAGAAAAAAGATTTTAAGGGCTTACGGAGCACAACTCCTGTTAACCCCAGCAGAAGAAGGTATGCCGGGAGCAGTGGGGCGAGCCCGGGAACTGGCTACAAGCGATTCCCGCTATTTTTTGGTACAACAATTTGAAAACCAGGATAATGCAGAAAGTCATGAAATAACAACCGCTCAGGAAATATTGCGGCAAATGGAGCATAAACTGGATATCTTTATTTGTGGAGTAGGTAGCGGGGGAACCCTGAGTGGAACCGGCAAGGCCTTGAAATCATCATTACCCAAGATAAAAATCGTTGCGGTTGAACCGGCAAAATCAGCAGTTTTAAGTGGAAATACGGCTGGAGTTCACAAAATCCAAGGAATTGGGGCAGGATTTATTCCGCCCGTGTTGAATATTGAAATGGTTGACCAGATAATTCCCGTTAGTGATGAAGATGCCATCGAAACCTGTCGGCAGATGGCTAAAAAGGAAGCTTTGCTACTGGGAATATCATCAGGTGCGGCGGTATTTGCAGCCTTGAACCTGGTCCGGGATATGGATCCAAGCCAAAAAATTCTGGCTATTGCACCTGATGGAGCAGAGAAATATATGTCAACCGAATTGTTTGATTAG
- a CDS encoding UPF0280 family protein: MNNTVNGGYGERYYRVLHAASDLKYFSVKIKESDLAIAVDRKSYSDSLLSLCQRELLSLRRQLEDYIKRHPEFMTSFVPLPLMVGAPEIACRMAAAAEAAGVGPMAAVAGAIAQSLGQALENQVEEVMVENGGDIYLRSKSDRIIAIFAGNSPFTYKIGIRVEPEESPLGICTSSATVGPSISLGRADAAVIKAYPAELADAVATQAGNLVQSKDDLIKAIDYAKAIQGVSGVLLIQGDSMAAWGKIEIVPLKRR; this comes from the coding sequence ATGAATAATACTGTAAACGGTGGTTATGGAGAACGCTATTACCGGGTTCTGCACGCGGCGAGCGACCTCAAGTATTTTTCTGTAAAAATAAAGGAATCAGATCTGGCTATTGCTGTAGACCGGAAAAGCTACAGCGATAGCCTGCTGTCTTTATGCCAGCGAGAATTACTGAGCTTAAGAAGACAGTTGGAAGATTATATTAAGCGACATCCCGAGTTTATGACCTCTTTTGTTCCGCTTCCGCTTATGGTTGGAGCACCGGAAATTGCCTGTCGCATGGCCGCCGCTGCCGAAGCGGCAGGAGTTGGTCCCATGGCCGCAGTTGCCGGTGCCATAGCCCAGAGCCTGGGGCAGGCTTTGGAGAATCAGGTTGAGGAAGTGATGGTGGAAAACGGAGGAGACATATATCTGCGCTCCAAGAGTGACCGGATCATAGCCATATTTGCCGGCAATTCCCCGTTCACTTACAAGATTGGCATTCGCGTGGAGCCTGAGGAAAGCCCCCTGGGGATTTGCACCTCTTCCGCTACGGTAGGCCCCAGTATTAGCCTGGGAAGAGCTGATGCTGCGGTGATTAAGGCTTATCCTGCTGAACTGGCCGATGCGGTTGCCACCCAGGCCGGGAATCTGGTGCAAAGCAAGGATGACCTGATAAAAGCGATTGATTATGCCAAAGCTATTCAAGGGGTAAGTGGAGTATTGCTAATACAGGGCGACAGCATGGCCGCCTGGGGAAAGATTGAGATAGTTCCGCTAAAGAGGAGGTAG
- a CDS encoding NIL domain-containing protein, whose amino-acid sequence MKNRVVCYFSAIQTEQPVVYRLIKNYDLIVNILKADINPQKEGFLVVEMEGEKDKYEGGIAFLKNLGIIVEPLSETVLWQEDICIQCGACASFCPTEALSIDRDSMLVSFENSKCVVCGMCLDCCPTRAIKLHFEVKEAV is encoded by the coding sequence ATGAAAAATAGGGTAGTTTGTTATTTTTCCGCCATTCAGACGGAACAGCCGGTAGTCTACCGCCTGATAAAGAACTATGATTTGATAGTTAATATATTGAAGGCGGATATCAACCCGCAGAAAGAGGGCTTTCTGGTGGTTGAGATGGAAGGCGAAAAAGACAAATATGAGGGGGGCATAGCTTTCCTTAAGAATCTCGGGATAATCGTTGAGCCCCTCAGCGAAACGGTACTCTGGCAGGAAGATATCTGCATACAGTGCGGGGCCTGTGCTTCATTCTGCCCTACTGAAGCGCTTTCCATCGATAGAGATAGCATGTTGGTTTCCTTTGAAAACTCCAAATGCGTAGTTTGCGGTATGTGTCTGGATTGCTGTCCTACTCGGGCGATAAAACTCCATTTTGAAGTCAAGGAGGCTGTTTAG
- a CDS encoding homocysteine biosynthesis protein, whose product MAVEKTYEKINARIKRGEAVVVTAEEVIDYVTENGYEKAVQEIDVVTTGTFGPMCSSGAFLNFGHSRPRIKMKKVWLNGVEAYGGLAAVDAYIGAAQLPDFDPENKVFPGRFTYGGGHVIHDLVAGKEIRLEAIAYGTDCYPNKKVDTIITLDDLNEAYIFNPRNAYQNYNCAVNLGDRTLYTYMGILKPRLGNASYSTSGQLSPLLNDPYYKTIGIGTRIFLGGGTGYVAWNGTQHHPNVLRGENGVPQVPAGTLAVIGDIKQMNPDWLVGLSFIGYGATMAVGIGIPIPILNEEILRYTLVKDEDILCPIVDFNEGYPYSKPIDLGFANFKELKSGRIKVNGKEIVTTPQSSYPRARKIAAILKEWIQRGEFELTRPVAMLPSADANIEFKSIPERSPSEVFLNGRNRRG is encoded by the coding sequence ATGGCAGTGGAAAAAACTTATGAAAAAATAAACGCTCGAATAAAGCGAGGCGAGGCGGTAGTAGTAACCGCAGAGGAAGTTATCGATTATGTGACGGAAAACGGCTATGAAAAGGCCGTGCAGGAAATTGATGTGGTAACCACCGGTACCTTTGGTCCCATGTGTTCATCCGGTGCTTTTCTTAATTTTGGTCATTCCCGGCCCCGGATAAAGATGAAAAAGGTTTGGTTAAACGGGGTGGAGGCTTATGGCGGTCTAGCAGCAGTGGATGCTTATATCGGCGCTGCTCAATTGCCGGATTTCGACCCGGAAAATAAAGTGTTTCCGGGACGATTCACCTATGGTGGGGGGCATGTAATTCATGATCTGGTGGCGGGTAAAGAAATACGCCTGGAGGCTATAGCTTATGGAACCGATTGTTATCCCAATAAAAAAGTAGATACCATAATTACCCTTGATGATCTTAATGAGGCCTATATTTTTAACCCGCGCAATGCTTACCAGAATTACAACTGCGCGGTGAACCTGGGAGATAGAACCTTATATACCTATATGGGTATTCTTAAACCGCGGCTAGGCAATGCCAGCTATTCTACTTCCGGGCAATTAAGCCCTTTGCTTAACGATCCTTATTACAAGACCATTGGCATTGGAACCAGGATATTCCTGGGAGGGGGAACGGGTTATGTGGCCTGGAACGGAACCCAGCACCACCCCAATGTACTAAGAGGCGAAAACGGCGTGCCTCAGGTGCCAGCAGGTACTCTGGCCGTAATCGGGGATATCAAGCAGATGAATCCCGATTGGCTGGTAGGCTTGAGTTTTATTGGCTATGGAGCTACCATGGCGGTGGGAATCGGTATTCCTATTCCAATCTTGAACGAAGAGATACTGCGCTATACCCTGGTCAAGGATGAAGATATCCTTTGTCCCATAGTGGATTTTAACGAAGGATATCCTTACTCCAAACCCATCGATCTGGGCTTCGCCAATTTTAAGGAATTGAAGAGCGGACGGATAAAGGTTAATGGCAAGGAAATAGTAACTACGCCCCAGTCCAGTTATCCCCGGGCGCGGAAGATTGCCGCCATACTCAAAGAATGGATTCAAAGAGGAGAATTTGAACTTACCAGGCCGGTGGCCATGCTTCCCTCGGCAGATGCTAACATTGAGTTTAAATCGATTCCTGAGCGCAGTCCCAGTGAAGTCTTTTTAAATGGCCGGAACAGGAGGGGTTAG
- a CDS encoding homocysteine S-methyltransferase family protein — protein MSPNLYTLLQSRILILDGAMGTMLQERGMVPGECPELFGVNNPLILEDIHYQYMEAGADIIQSNTFGGNRFKLAEYGLQDRVAEINAEAIRIARAGARGKALVAASIGPSGKLLQPFGNADFAELYAAFTEQMLSCEKAGADLISIETMTDIGEMRAALIAACSNTRLPVIAHMTFEPGGRTLMGTDPLTALIIMEALQPLAIGANCSGGARELLPIIEEMGRYSSVFLSVEPNAGLPQLLGERTVFPDRPEEMAEYALKLRDVGANIIGGCCGTTPEHIKAIASTLRGLSPRKRTPRRIRALASRSQAVVLGEGKPLTFIGERINPTARKKLAQDIKEGRMQMVVDEARKQVEAGAAILDVNMGVPGIDEAMAMREAVVAVQAAVDVPLALDSTSAQAIEEGLQSFVGRPLINSTTGEDKQLEIILPLAKKYGAAVLGLCLDQNGIPERAEDRVEIARKIFEQAREYGLREEDIYIDCLVKTASAEQSQVFETLKALRMVKEEMALGTVLGVSNVSHGLPARELLNSTYLAMAWAAGLDLPIMNPFESRMMDANRAAAVLLNRDLNSLEFIEKYKDYKADKAQDSARIVRPNYCICQQCNIPELLENSEKIPLGVGNKAEEKNMKNPLSTLEIISQAVLQGDKGLLLEQVQKALDQEKIAPMEIVNKALIPGIERAGELYDQKKYFLPQLMLAAESMKDAFTLVKTRLSGEAEEHKGLIVLATVEGDIHDIGKNIVAILLENYGFKVLDMGKDVKAEVILDVAEKEKADIIGLSALMTTTMPRMQEVIQGVKARGMPCKIMVGGAVLNQEYADHIGADAYSEDARQAVLMAQRLLGGR, from the coding sequence ATGTCTCCGAACTTGTATACTCTTTTGCAGAGTAGAATTCTTATCCTGGATGGAGCCATGGGAACCATGCTGCAGGAAAGGGGAATGGTCCCGGGGGAGTGTCCGGAGCTTTTTGGGGTAAATAATCCATTGATTTTGGAAGATATTCACTATCAGTATATGGAAGCGGGAGCCGATATTATCCAATCCAACACCTTTGGCGGCAATCGCTTTAAACTGGCTGAATATGGCCTGCAGGATCGGGTAGCGGAAATAAACGCTGAAGCCATAAGAATTGCTCGCGCCGGAGCCAGGGGAAAAGCCCTGGTAGCGGCCTCCATCGGTCCCAGCGGCAAACTGTTGCAACCCTTTGGAAATGCGGATTTTGCTGAGCTCTATGCGGCTTTTACCGAGCAGATGCTCAGCTGTGAAAAAGCCGGGGCTGATCTCATATCAATAGAAACCATGACTGACATTGGGGAAATGAGGGCCGCCTTGATTGCGGCCTGCTCCAATACCCGCCTGCCGGTTATTGCCCATATGACTTTTGAGCCCGGGGGAAGAACCCTGATGGGTACTGATCCCCTTACCGCTCTTATTATTATGGAGGCTTTGCAGCCCCTGGCCATTGGAGCCAATTGTTCCGGGGGTGCCCGGGAATTGCTGCCCATAATCGAAGAAATGGGCCGCTATAGCAGTGTATTTCTATCAGTAGAGCCCAATGCCGGTTTACCCCAACTGCTCGGGGAAAGAACCGTCTTCCCGGATAGACCGGAGGAAATGGCCGAATATGCCTTGAAATTGAGGGATGTCGGGGCCAATATCATAGGCGGCTGCTGCGGTACCACCCCGGAGCATATAAAAGCTATCGCCAGTACTTTAAGGGGACTTTCCCCCCGGAAAAGGACACCCCGAAGAATTAGGGCCCTAGCTTCGCGTAGTCAGGCAGTGGTTCTGGGAGAGGGAAAGCCGCTCACTTTTATCGGAGAAAGGATAAACCCTACCGCCCGCAAGAAATTGGCTCAGGATATCAAGGAAGGCCGTATGCAGATGGTAGTGGATGAAGCCAGGAAACAGGTGGAAGCAGGTGCCGCCATTCTGGATGTAAATATGGGAGTACCTGGAATAGATGAAGCTATGGCTATGAGAGAGGCGGTGGTTGCAGTTCAGGCTGCGGTTGATGTCCCTCTTGCTTTGGATTCCACCAGCGCCCAGGCTATTGAAGAGGGTTTGCAATCCTTTGTGGGCCGGCCTTTGATTAATTCCACCACCGGAGAAGATAAACAATTAGAGATCATACTTCCCCTGGCCAAAAAATATGGGGCCGCTGTACTGGGACTCTGCCTGGATCAAAATGGAATCCCGGAGCGGGCCGAGGACAGGGTAGAGATAGCCCGGAAGATCTTTGAGCAGGCGCGGGAATATGGTTTACGGGAAGAAGATATTTATATAGATTGCCTGGTAAAAACTGCCAGTGCCGAACAATCCCAGGTTTTTGAAACCCTGAAGGCTTTGCGGATGGTTAAGGAGGAAATGGCTTTAGGTACGGTGCTGGGAGTTAGTAATGTATCTCATGGTCTGCCCGCCCGCGAGCTTTTGAATTCCACTTATCTAGCCATGGCCTGGGCGGCCGGACTGGATTTACCCATAATGAATCCTTTTGAAAGCAGAATGATGGATGCTAATAGAGCCGCTGCCGTTTTACTTAATCGTGATCTTAATTCGCTAGAATTTATTGAGAAATATAAAGACTATAAAGCAGATAAAGCCCAGGACTCCGCCAGAATCGTCAGACCGAATTACTGTATTTGCCAACAATGCAATATTCCAGAATTGCTGGAAAATTCAGAAAAGATACCGTTGGGTGTGGGTAATAAAGCCGAGGAAAAGAACATGAAGAACCCGCTGTCCACCCTGGAGATAATTAGCCAGGCAGTCCTTCAAGGGGATAAGGGACTGCTTTTGGAACAGGTGCAAAAGGCCCTGGATCAGGAAAAAATAGCCCCGATGGAAATAGTTAATAAGGCGCTTATTCCAGGAATCGAAAGGGCGGGAGAACTCTATGACCAAAAAAAATATTTCCTACCCCAGTTGATGTTGGCAGCCGAAAGTATGAAAGATGCCTTTACGCTGGTAAAAACCCGTCTGAGCGGTGAAGCGGAAGAACATAAAGGGCTTATCGTTCTAGCCACGGTGGAAGGCGATATCCATGACATTGGCAAGAATATTGTAGCCATTTTACTGGAGAATTATGGTTTCAAGGTATTGGATATGGGAAAAGATGTCAAGGCGGAAGTTATATTGGATGTGGCCGAAAAGGAGAAAGCAGATATTATTGGCTTAAGCGCCTTGATGACAACAACCATGCCACGAATGCAGGAGGTGATCCAGGGCGTAAAAGCCCGTGGAATGCCGTGCAAAATAATGGTTGGAGGAGCCGTCTTGAATCAGGAATATGCAGATCATATCGGGGCCGATGCTTATTCTGAAGATGCGCGCCAGGCAGTTTTAATGGCCCAAAGGCTTTTAGGGGGGAGATAA
- the tatB gene encoding Sec-independent protein translocase protein TatB yields MFGFIGNIGPWELILILVVALIVVGPGKLPEVAKSMGKAAREFKKATTGVQKEFQDALKVDEKPAPAQKEPEAVPEKIEVSPTVSLDELNEMSLNNKEKVKKDDPGNTLS; encoded by the coding sequence ATGTTTGGCTTTATCGGGAACATAGGACCCTGGGAGTTGATTTTAATCCTGGTTGTTGCTTTGATAGTAGTTGGACCGGGTAAATTGCCGGAAGTAGCCAAATCTATGGGAAAAGCAGCCCGGGAATTTAAAAAAGCTACCACCGGGGTACAAAAAGAGTTTCAAGATGCCTTAAAGGTTGATGAGAAACCTGCGCCGGCCCAAAAAGAGCCAGAAGCGGTGCCGGAAAAAATCGAAGTTTCCCCTACGGTTTCCCTTGACGAATTGAATGAAATGAGTCTTAATAATAAAGAAAAGGTCAAAAAAGATGACCCCGGAAATACCTTATCATAA